One window of Paenibacillus sp. FSL K6-3182 genomic DNA carries:
- a CDS encoding ABC transporter substrate-binding protein, with amino-acid sequence MKRLHKSTMKTLVGLLLVMMLVFTGACGANKDTVNEPGKTTNNAGQTATNEPSKANESTVYPLTLKDDTGTEITFEQEPTKIVSLAPSETEAIYAIGSGDRVVGVDESSNYPEEAASKAKVGDMTTNIEAVAALNPDLVLASSSMNGEAITKLRELKIPVYATDPLTYDAVIAKIENLGHIMNKQSEAAEVAGHMLSVKQQVSDAVKNAVKKKVYLEFSPGWTVGSGTFLDELLALAGGENVAGAAPGWYEVSAESIVTQNPELIIYPALKEEPNPIVVGIESRPGWNVIDAVKNKQMHAVTEDPLVRVGPRLADGLLELAKVIHPDLVK; translated from the coding sequence ATGAAAAGGTTACATAAAAGTACAATGAAAACGCTAGTAGGTTTGCTGCTCGTGATGATGCTCGTATTCACAGGAGCATGCGGTGCAAATAAGGACACGGTTAACGAGCCGGGAAAAACAACGAACAATGCTGGTCAGACTGCAACTAACGAGCCATCCAAGGCGAATGAATCGACCGTTTATCCACTAACATTAAAGGACGATACAGGTACGGAGATTACATTTGAGCAAGAGCCAACTAAAATTGTCTCGCTTGCTCCTAGTGAAACTGAAGCTATTTATGCAATCGGCTCAGGTGACCGTGTGGTAGGTGTTGATGAGTCAAGCAACTATCCTGAGGAGGCGGCAAGCAAGGCAAAGGTTGGCGATATGACGACAAATATTGAAGCAGTTGCAGCTCTCAATCCGGATCTCGTGCTGGCGTCTTCTTCAATGAATGGAGAGGCAATCACGAAGCTCAGAGAACTGAAAATTCCGGTCTATGCGACAGACCCTCTCACGTATGATGCAGTTATTGCCAAAATCGAAAATTTAGGTCATATTATGAATAAACAATCCGAAGCGGCTGAGGTTGCAGGCCACATGCTTTCAGTGAAGCAACAAGTTTCGGATGCAGTTAAGAATGCAGTGAAAAAGAAAGTGTATTTAGAATTTTCCCCAGGCTGGACCGTTGGATCTGGCACATTCCTTGACGAATTGCTGGCACTGGCTGGCGGCGAGAATGTTGCAGGAGCTGCTCCAGGTTGGTATGAGGTGAGTGCAGAGTCGATTGTTACTCAGAATCCCGAGCTTATTATATACCCTGCATTGAAGGAGGAGCCGAATCCGATTGTTGTTGGCATTGAGAGCCGTCCAGGCTGGAATGTCATTGATGCGGTGAAAAATAAGCAAATGCATGCAGTAACGGAGGACCCGCTTGTTCGTGTAGGGCCGAGACTTGCAGATGGTTTGCTGGAACTTGCGAAAGTGATTCACCCGGATCTCGTAAAATAA